GCCTTCTCCTTGGCCGCCGGGCCCACCGGCCTGATCTGCATCGCCGCGCTGATCGCCGGATCGCGACCGGTCCTGCAGCACATCATCTCCCGTGCTCGGGGCGGCGGCTCGGCCCGGGCGACGATCCTGCGCTACGGCGCCCTGCTCGCGCCGGGAGTGGCCGCCGGAACGCTCGTGCTGGTGGTGGTCTTCGCCGATCAGACGCTCGCCTCGGTCATGGAGGCCACCCGGGTCCGCAAGGTGATCGGCCCGAATGTGGCCTGGTTCGACGAGCGCACCCGCTGGGATTCGCTGTTGATGCTCGCACCGGACGGATCGCTGTCGCGGCGCTTCGGCATCCTGGGCATGCTGCTGTGCCTGTTCGTCTGCGTCCTGGTCATGCTGCGCAAGAACGGGCGCATTCCGGGAACCGCGAAGGGCCCCTCCGCGCGCATCCTCGGCATCGTCTTCATGTCCCTGGTGCTGATGATGTTCACCCCCACCAAGTGGACCCACCACTTCGGCGTCTACGCCGGGCTGGCCGGTTCCGTGGCCGCCTTGACCGCGGTCGCGGTGGGCGTCAACGGTATTCGCGCGCGCTACAACCGGTCACTGTTCGCCGCCGCGGTGTTCTTCCTGCTGGCGATCACCTTCACCGGCTCCAACGGCTGGTGGTACGTCTCCAGCTACGGTGTCCCGTGGTTCGACAAGGCTCCGCTGATCGCGGGGAAGGGCCTGTCGACGCTGTTCCTCGGTCTTGCGGTGCTGTGTGTGCTGCTGGCCGGCTACCAGTATTACCGCGAGCCGTATCGGAACTCGGCGGGCCGCAGGCGTTTCGACACCTGGGCGATCCAACCGCTGACCGTCGCCGCGGCGGTCATGGTGCTGTTCGAGGTCGCCTCGCTCGCCAAGGGCGCGATCGGGCAATACCCGTCCTACTCCATCGCGAAGTCGAATTTCCGCGCCCTCGGGGGAGATACCTGCTCGATGGCCGACGCCGTACTCACCGAGACCGATACCGCCGATTCGGTGCTGCAGCCCTACACCGGATCCGCGGCCGACGCTCTCGGCGCCGAGAACGTCGGCTTCAGCCCGGACGGTGTGGCCCAGGACCTCACCGCCGATGCCGAGGAGACCACGACCGGCGGCGCGAACTCGGTCAACACCGACTCCGCCAACAAGACCACGCACACCACCACCGCGGGTACCGGCGGTGGCACCACCGAGCAGACCGGTATCAACGGCAGTTCGGTAGCGCTGCCGTTCGGCCTCGATCCGGCCCGCACGCCGGTACTGGGCAGCTACACCACCGGCACCAAACAGCAGGCGCACCTGACCTCGGGCTGGTACCGGATGGATGTGGCCGACGCCCGCCGCGATCCGGACCATCGGCTGCTGGTGGTCACCGCCGCGGGGCGGATCAAGTCGGTGAACGCCGACGGCGTGCTCACCTACGGTCAGGATCTGAAGGTCGAATTCGGTGACCGGGCCGCCGACGGCACCGTGCGCCCGCTGGGTTCGTTCGTCCCGCTCGATATCGGCGGCGCGCCGTCGTGGCGGAATATGCGGGTACCGCTGGATCGCATCCCCGACGGCACCGACGCCGTGCGGATCGTGGCCGTCGCCAACGATCTGACCCCCAAGCAGTGGCTCGCGGTGACACCGCCGCGGCTGCCGAAGCTGGCGACCCTGGACTCGGTGGTCGGGCATACCGATCCGGTGCTCGAGGATTGGCACGTCGGCCTGGCCTTCCCCTGCCAGCGTCCGTTCGACCACAAGGACGGGGTGGCAGAGGTGCCGAAGTGGCGCATTCTGCCCGATCGGGTGGGTTCGGATGCCTCCAACGCCTGGCAGGACGATATCGGCGGCGGTCCCCTCGGCTGGACCGGACTATTGCTGTCGGCCCAGACCGTCCCCGCCTATCTGAACGACGACTGGAGTCGCGACTGGGGTTCGCTGGAGCGGTTCACCCCGTATGTCCCCGAGGCCCAGCAGGCGACCGTCGGGGTCACGGTGCAGAACCGGTGGGGCTGGGCCAAGGACGCCCCGATCAAGACGAAATAGCAGGTAGTCCGGTACCCGGTACGGTCACGGGAACAGGTTCGGCACATCGATACGCCCGAACCGTTCCCGTGAACACGGTCACTCTCAGTGTGGGCAGATAACATCACCATCCGTGCCCGACGCCGCAACAGCCGTACTGACAAAACCGACGGTCACCGAAGAACCGGTGACGTCGCGCGATTTCCGCACCGCCCGCCTGATCGCCGTGATCGCCGGTCTGCTCGGTGCGATCTTCGCTCTCGCCACCCCGTTCCTGCCGGTTCAGCAGACCACCGCCGAGGTGAACTGGCCGCAGAACGGGACCATCGGCAACGTCGAGGCGCCGCTGATGTCGCAGGTACCGGTCGATCTGCGGGCCTCGATCCCGTGTTCGGCGATCGCCCAGCTGCCGGAGGGCGGCATGGTCCTCAACACCGCACCACCGCAGGGAGACCGGGCCGCGCTCGAAGGCATGTTCGTGCGCGTGACCAGCGATTCCGTGGATGTGGTGGATCGCAATGCGATCGTGGCCACGGCCAAGCGATCCGAGCTCGCCGGGTGCACCGCCATCACCATCACCTCCGATATGAATCGCACCTACGCCCACTTCGAGGGCCTGACCCAGCAGATCGAACGACCCAGCGCCACCGGCGGCACCGAAACGGCGACCGTTCCGGTCGAGGGGGCGCTGCAGGGTGATCTGCGGCCCCAGGTGGTCGGCGTGTTCTCCGATCTGAAGGGCGCCGCGCCGGCCGGACTGTCGTTCCACATGACAGTCGATTCCCGGTTCTCCTCCTCGCCCACGGTGATCAAACTGGTGGCGATGATCGCCGCGGTGCTGTGCACCCTCATCGCTCTGGCCGCGCTCGGCCGCCTGGACACCAGTGACGGCCGCGGTCACCGCCGCTTCTTCCCCGCGCACTGGCTCGAGCCCACCTGGGCCGACGGCGCGGTATTGGGCACGCTGGTGCTGTGGCATTTCATCGGCGCCAACACCTCCGACGACGGCTACATCCTCACCATGGTGCGAGTGGCACCGCACGCCGGTTACCTGGCGAACTACTTCCGCTGGTACGGCGTGCCGGAAGCGCCCTTCGGCTGGTATTACGACGTCATCCAAGTCTTCGCGCAGATCTCCACGGCCAGTCCGTGGGTCCGCATCCCCGCGCTGCTGTGCGGCATGTTGTGCTGGATGGTGATCAGCCGCGAGGTGGTGCCTCGGCTGGGCCGTAGCGTACGAACCTCGAAGGTCGCGCTGTGGACCGGTGGACTGGTGTTCCTCGCCTTCTGGATGCCGTACGACAACGGCCTGCGGTCCGAACCGATCGTCGCGCTCGGTGCGCTGCTGACCTGGGTCTCGATCGAGCGGGCCATCGCGACCCGGCGTCTGCTGCCGGCCGCCACCGCGGTTCTGGTCGCCGCCTTCACCCTCGCGGCGGCGCCGACGGGTCTGATGTGTGTGGCCGCCCTGCTCGCCGGTATCCGACCGCTGGTGTGGGTCGTGGTGCGCCGCAAGCGTGATCTGCAGCGTCGCGCCGGAAGTGGCTGGCGAGCATCGGGATTCGTCTCGTCACTGCCCCTGCTGGCCCCGATCGCCGCGGCCGGATTCCTCGTTCTGACCGTGGTGTACAGCGATCAGACCTTCGCCGGAATCCAGGAGGCCAACCGGGTCCGGCGCCTGACCGGCCCGAACCTGGCCTGGTACGAGGACTACCTGCGCTACTACTACCTGTTCGTGCAGACCGTCGACGGTTCGGTATCGCGCCGCTTCGCGTTCATCGCGATGATCCTGTGCCTGATCACCACCACGCTGGTGTTGTTGCGGCGCAAGCGGATTCCCGGCATCTCCAGCGGTCCGACCTGGCGGTTGATCGGGGTGGTCTGCGGAACCATCTTCTTCATGATGTTCAACCCGACCAAGTGGACCCACCACTTCGGCGCCTACGCCGGAATCGCGGGCGCGCTGGCCGCGGTGACCGCGGTGGCGGTTTCGGCGACCGCGCTGCGGTCGCGTAAGAACCGCTCGATCTTCCTGGCCGCGTTGCTGTTCGCACTGGCGCTGTCGTTCTCCGGCACCAACGGCTACTGGTACGTCTCGAGCTATGGCGTCCCGTGGTTCGACAAGTCGGTGTCGCTGCACGGATTCCAGTCCAACACCTTGATGCTGGTGTTGTTCGGGCTCGCGCTGGCCGTGGTGGCCTGGCAGGCGCTGCGCGAGGGCTACGCCAAACCGCCGGAGAGTTCGAAGTCTGCGCGCGGCAAACGCATCCGGCGGTTCGCCGCGATTCCGCTGACGATCGTCGCCGCCGCGATGGTGCTGTTCGAGGTGCTGTCGCTGGCCAAGGGCGCGGTCACGCAGTACCCGGCCTATTCGCTGGCCCGCGGCAATGTCGACGCGATCGGCGGCAGCCGCTGCGGTATCGCCGACGACGTACTGGTCGAATCCGATTCGAACGCGGGCCGGTTGAATCCGATCATCGATCCCGCACATCCACCGAAGAACAACGACCCGCTGGCCGGTGCCGAGCCGACGGGATTCGATCCCAACGGCGTGCCGACCGATCTGAAAGCCGATGCGGTGGAGGTGAAGCCGGGTACCGGGAACACCTCCAATCAGTCGGTGGGCGCCAACTTCGCCGAGGGGCAGAACGCCGGTACCGGCGGTGGCCGGACCGAGGGGGCCGGAATCAACGGTTCCTCGGTCGCACTGCCGTTCGGCCTGGATCCGCAGACGACGCCGGTGATGGGCAGCTATCAGCAGGGTATTCAGCAGCCCGCGCATCTGACCTCGAGCTGGTACGAACTACCCGCCCGCACGGCGGATTCGCCGCTGGTGGTCATCTCCGCCGCCGGGCGCATCATGTCCTTCGATCAGACCGGTGCGATGCAGTACGGCCAGGATCTGAAGCTGGATTACGGGAAGCGGCAGCCGGATGGTTCGGTGAAGCTCGAGGGCAGCTACGTCCCGCGCGATATCGGTCCGGCGCCGTCCTGGCGGAACCTGCGCATTCCGCTGTCGGAGATCGCTCCGGACGCGGATACGGTGCGGATCTCGGCCAACCGCAATGTGCTCATCGGCGATCAGTGGCTGGCCTTCACCCCGC
The genomic region above belongs to Nocardia spumae and contains:
- a CDS encoding arabinosyltransferase domain-containing protein produces the protein MRADSPAFPRIRLIALLSGLIAAVLAVATPLLPVREDRASLDWPQPQSVPVTAPLVSYVPLTLNASLPCGAFRDLPSGTVLSTVPADAPNASAKGLLVKVVDEPGGRTLSVLQRDIPVLSAPLAEVGGCARFTVTSTAQATTAEFTGVTRQDGTPFTNTVGGDIRPQIVGVFTDLTRDRLGDTHLHADIDTRFSSSPSPLKLAAIIGAVLFTLIALICLHLIDTADGRRARRFLPSHWWRFTIADAVVLGTLVVWHFIGANTSDDGYILNMARASKHSGYMANYYRWFGVAEAPFGWPYEVLTWMTRISDASWWMRLPALVAGVLCWLVLSREVLPRLGSRVRSDTVARWTAGLVFLVAWLPYDNGLRPEPLIALGALLTWCSIERSIATKRLLPAAIAVLIAAFSLAAGPTGLICIAALIAGSRPVLQHIISRARGGGSARATILRYGALLAPGVAAGTLVLVVVFADQTLASVMEATRVRKVIGPNVAWFDERTRWDSLLMLAPDGSLSRRFGILGMLLCLFVCVLVMLRKNGRIPGTAKGPSARILGIVFMSLVLMMFTPTKWTHHFGVYAGLAGSVAALTAVAVGVNGIRARYNRSLFAAAVFFLLAITFTGSNGWWYVSSYGVPWFDKAPLIAGKGLSTLFLGLAVLCVLLAGYQYYREPYRNSAGRRRFDTWAIQPLTVAAAVMVLFEVASLAKGAIGQYPSYSIAKSNFRALGGDTCSMADAVLTETDTADSVLQPYTGSAADALGAENVGFSPDGVAQDLTADAEETTTGGANSVNTDSANKTTHTTTAGTGGGTTEQTGINGSSVALPFGLDPARTPVLGSYTTGTKQQAHLTSGWYRMDVADARRDPDHRLLVVTAAGRIKSVNADGVLTYGQDLKVEFGDRAADGTVRPLGSFVPLDIGGAPSWRNMRVPLDRIPDGTDAVRIVAVANDLTPKQWLAVTPPRLPKLATLDSVVGHTDPVLEDWHVGLAFPCQRPFDHKDGVAEVPKWRILPDRVGSDASNAWQDDIGGGPLGWTGLLLSAQTVPAYLNDDWSRDWGSLERFTPYVPEAQQATVGVTVQNRWGWAKDAPIKTK
- a CDS encoding arabinosyltransferase domain-containing protein; amino-acid sequence: MPDAATAVLTKPTVTEEPVTSRDFRTARLIAVIAGLLGAIFALATPFLPVQQTTAEVNWPQNGTIGNVEAPLMSQVPVDLRASIPCSAIAQLPEGGMVLNTAPPQGDRAALEGMFVRVTSDSVDVVDRNAIVATAKRSELAGCTAITITSDMNRTYAHFEGLTQQIERPSATGGTETATVPVEGALQGDLRPQVVGVFSDLKGAAPAGLSFHMTVDSRFSSSPTVIKLVAMIAAVLCTLIALAALGRLDTSDGRGHRRFFPAHWLEPTWADGAVLGTLVLWHFIGANTSDDGYILTMVRVAPHAGYLANYFRWYGVPEAPFGWYYDVIQVFAQISTASPWVRIPALLCGMLCWMVISREVVPRLGRSVRTSKVALWTGGLVFLAFWMPYDNGLRSEPIVALGALLTWVSIERAIATRRLLPAATAVLVAAFTLAAAPTGLMCVAALLAGIRPLVWVVVRRKRDLQRRAGSGWRASGFVSSLPLLAPIAAAGFLVLTVVYSDQTFAGIQEANRVRRLTGPNLAWYEDYLRYYYLFVQTVDGSVSRRFAFIAMILCLITTTLVLLRRKRIPGISSGPTWRLIGVVCGTIFFMMFNPTKWTHHFGAYAGIAGALAAVTAVAVSATALRSRKNRSIFLAALLFALALSFSGTNGYWYVSSYGVPWFDKSVSLHGFQSNTLMLVLFGLALAVVAWQALREGYAKPPESSKSARGKRIRRFAAIPLTIVAAAMVLFEVLSLAKGAVTQYPAYSLARGNVDAIGGSRCGIADDVLVESDSNAGRLNPIIDPAHPPKNNDPLAGAEPTGFDPNGVPTDLKADAVEVKPGTGNTSNQSVGANFAEGQNAGTGGGRTEGAGINGSSVALPFGLDPQTTPVMGSYQQGIQQPAHLTSSWYELPARTADSPLVVISAAGRIMSFDQTGAMQYGQDLKLDYGKRQPDGSVKLEGSYVPRDIGPAPSWRNLRIPLSEIAPDADTVRISANRNVLIGDQWLAFTPPRVPKMVTLNNFLGSEQPVLEDWAVGLQFPCQKPFPHRYGVATMPNFRILPDRPLAISSTDTWQAEEFGGPLGFTQMLAGSTTIPTYLKDNWARDWGTLERYDRYYKDAQPARIDTGTANRSGFWSPGQLRVF